A window of the Synechococcus sp. LTW-R genome harbors these coding sequences:
- the rpiA gene encoding ribose-5-phosphate isomerase RpiA yields MADLQDQMKQAVAAAATEQIQCGMVVGLGSGSTAALMIQALGAKLKSGELRDIVGVTTSFQGEVLAAELGIPLQSLNAVDRIDLAIDGADEVDPFFQLIKGGGACHVQEKLVAVRAKRFVVVVDSTKLVDTLNLGFLLPVEVMPGAWRQVQGQLREMGGDAQLRMAVKKAGPVVTDQGNLVLDVKFSGGIGDPVSLEKEINNLPGVLENGLFVNITDQVLVGEINDGVAGVRDLVKR; encoded by the coding sequence ATGGCGGATCTGCAGGATCAAATGAAACAGGCGGTGGCGGCGGCTGCCACCGAGCAGATCCAGTGCGGAATGGTGGTGGGCCTGGGTTCGGGCTCAACGGCAGCCCTGATGATTCAGGCCCTCGGCGCCAAGCTCAAGAGCGGTGAGCTGCGGGACATCGTTGGCGTCACGACCTCCTTCCAAGGCGAGGTGCTGGCGGCCGAGTTGGGCATCCCGCTGCAGAGCCTGAATGCGGTCGATCGCATCGATTTGGCGATCGATGGCGCCGATGAGGTTGATCCCTTCTTCCAGCTGATCAAGGGCGGTGGCGCCTGCCACGTTCAGGAAAAGCTGGTGGCGGTTCGTGCCAAGCGCTTCGTGGTGGTTGTGGACTCCACCAAGCTTGTGGACACCCTCAACCTGGGTTTCCTGCTGCCGGTTGAGGTGATGCCCGGTGCCTGGCGTCAGGTGCAAGGTCAGCTGCGGGAGATGGGTGGTGATGCCCAGCTCCGCATGGCGGTCAAGAAGGCCGGTCCGGTGGTCACCGACCAGGGCAACCTGGTGCTGGACGTCAAGTTCAGCGGCGGCATTGGCGATCCCGTCAGCCTGGAGAAGGAGATCAACAACCTCCCCGGCGTGCTCGAGAACGGTCTGTTCGTGAACATCACCGACCAGGTGCTGGTGGGTGAGATCAACGACGGCGTCGCTGGCGTTCGCGACCTGGTTAAGCGCTGA
- a CDS encoding type 1 glutamine amidotransferase — translation MRVTVLQHVPFEGPGAIAPWLSAHGHSVETCALFEGQPLPSLREFEALVVMGGPMGVHDTRSYPWLGPERELLQQVMNKDLPLLGICLGAQLMASALGAEVRPGPSREIGWWPLEVEAGALPIQSGSEVFHWHGDRFDLPEHCESLARTEPCPHQAFRRGRALGLQFHLETTPEGVDALIRHGQSDLTSPGPWVQAPEAIRANLRKRCDQLNRQLAEVLEAWISA, via the coding sequence GTGCGCGTCACAGTCCTGCAGCACGTCCCCTTCGAGGGACCTGGAGCCATTGCCCCATGGCTCAGCGCCCATGGACACAGCGTCGAAACCTGCGCCTTGTTTGAAGGGCAACCCCTCCCGTCCCTGAGAGAATTCGAAGCGCTGGTGGTGATGGGCGGTCCGATGGGCGTTCATGACACCCGGTCCTACCCGTGGCTCGGCCCTGAGCGCGAGCTACTGCAGCAGGTCATGAACAAAGACCTGCCCCTGCTGGGGATCTGCCTGGGGGCCCAGCTCATGGCCTCGGCCCTTGGAGCCGAAGTGCGCCCTGGCCCGAGCCGTGAGATTGGCTGGTGGCCCCTGGAGGTCGAGGCTGGGGCTTTACCCATCCAGTCCGGAAGCGAGGTCTTTCACTGGCATGGGGATCGCTTCGACCTGCCGGAGCACTGCGAGAGCTTGGCCCGTACAGAACCCTGCCCCCATCAAGCCTTCCGACGCGGACGAGCGCTCGGGCTGCAATTTCATCTGGAAACAACCCCCGAAGGGGTCGACGCTCTCATCCGCCACGGCCAAAGCGATCTGACGTCGCCAGGGCCATGGGTGCAAGCCCCGGAAGCCATCCGCGCCAACCTGAGGAAGCGCTGCGATCAACTCAATCGCCAATTGGCCGAGGTCTTGGAAGCCTGGATCAGCGCTTAA
- the hisD gene encoding histidinol dehydrogenase: MTASSPPSRAESVPQLQIELLRDAHQAGQRLEAIAERTGSGQSREVAQRVEAILEQVHSQGDAALFELTERFDGVRPDPLRIPQEEIEAAWVATPPDLQEALALAHRRILDFHERQRPNDLAITGEHGERLGRRWRPVERAGLYVPGGRASYPSTVLMNAVPAKVAGVPRVVMVTPPGPDGRINTTVLAAAHLAGIDEIYRVGGAQAIGALAYGTESIPRVDVISGPGNLYVTLAKKAVYGRVAIDSLAGPSEVLVIADASANPEHVAADLLAQAEHDPLAAAILLTTSEELAQAIPGAIEQQLQGHPRAAITRQALNDWGLIVVCGDLDEAAKLSDRFAPEHLELQVEQPEPLAEQIQQAGAIFMGAWTPEAVGDYLAGPNHTLPTSGTARFAGALCVETFMRHTSLIQFNRQALEATGAAVGTLADSEGLHSHAESVRRRLG, from the coding sequence GTGACCGCCAGCTCCCCTCCAAGCCGTGCCGAGTCCGTCCCGCAACTGCAGATTGAGCTGCTGCGGGACGCCCATCAGGCCGGGCAACGGCTGGAGGCCATCGCCGAGCGCACCGGAAGCGGTCAAAGCCGCGAGGTCGCCCAGCGGGTTGAGGCGATCCTGGAGCAGGTGCATTCGCAGGGCGATGCCGCGCTCTTTGAACTGACTGAGCGGTTTGACGGGGTGCGCCCCGATCCCCTTCGCATCCCTCAAGAGGAGATCGAGGCGGCTTGGGTTGCCACGCCCCCAGACCTGCAGGAGGCCCTGGCCCTGGCCCACCGCCGGATCCTGGACTTCCACGAACGTCAACGCCCCAACGACCTTGCCATCACGGGCGAGCATGGCGAACGCCTAGGCCGGCGCTGGCGGCCGGTGGAGCGTGCCGGTCTGTACGTGCCCGGAGGCCGTGCCAGCTACCCGAGCACGGTGCTGATGAACGCCGTTCCCGCGAAGGTGGCTGGAGTGCCGCGGGTGGTCATGGTCACCCCGCCCGGTCCCGACGGACGCATCAACACCACCGTCCTGGCCGCCGCGCACCTTGCGGGCATCGACGAGATCTATCGGGTCGGTGGCGCCCAAGCCATCGGAGCGCTGGCCTACGGCACGGAATCCATCCCGCGGGTGGACGTCATTAGTGGTCCGGGCAATCTCTATGTGACCTTGGCCAAAAAAGCGGTCTATGGGCGGGTCGCGATCGATTCCCTGGCGGGCCCCAGCGAAGTGCTGGTGATTGCCGATGCCAGCGCCAACCCCGAGCATGTCGCGGCCGATCTCCTGGCTCAAGCGGAGCACGACCCCCTGGCGGCGGCCATCCTGCTGACCACCAGCGAGGAGCTCGCGCAGGCCATTCCCGGCGCGATTGAGCAGCAGCTGCAGGGACATCCCCGCGCCGCCATCACCCGCCAGGCCCTCAACGACTGGGGTTTGATCGTGGTCTGCGGCGACCTGGACGAGGCCGCGAAGCTCAGCGACCGCTTTGCCCCCGAGCACCTGGAACTGCAGGTGGAGCAGCCTGAGCCCCTGGCCGAACAGATCCAACAGGCCGGAGCGATCTTCATGGGGGCCTGGACCCCGGAGGCCGTGGGCGACTACCTCGCCGGCCCGAACCACACCCTGCCGACGTCGGGCACGGCTCGGTTTGCTGGAGCGCTCTGCGTGGAGACCTTCATGCGCCACACGAGCTTGATTCAATTCAACCGGCAGGCCCTTGAGGCCACCGGCGCTGCCGTTGGCACCCTGGCTGACAGCGAGGGACTCCACAGCCACGCGGAGTCGGTCCGCCGGAGACTGGGTTGA
- the rpsT gene encoding 30S ribosomal protein S20: MANNKSSKKRIEIAERNRLHNRTYKSAVRTLVKRCFAACTAYSQEPGDAAKQAVQSSMSAAFSKIDKAVKVGVLHRNNGAHQKSRLSAAVKSAIEPAAKA; encoded by the coding sequence GTGGCCAATAACAAGTCGTCGAAGAAACGCATTGAGATTGCTGAGCGCAATCGCCTGCACAACCGCACCTACAAGTCTGCGGTGCGCACCCTGGTGAAGCGTTGCTTCGCCGCTTGCACCGCCTACAGCCAGGAGCCCGGCGATGCCGCCAAGCAAGCTGTTCAGTCGAGCATGAGTGCTGCTTTCAGCAAGATCGACAAGGCCGTCAAGGTCGGTGTGCTCCACCGCAACAACGGTGCACACCAGAAATCTCGCTTGAGCGCCGCTGTCAAGAGCGCCATCGAGCCCGCAGCGAAGGCCTGA
- a CDS encoding TatD family hydrolase — protein MAVAVALESLPAPLIDSHCHIVFRNFDEDLEEVAQRWRDVGVGRLLHACVEPSEIPAIRALADRFPELRYSVGVHPLDPEHWAADTQQVLREAAQADPRVVAIGELGLDLFRDKNLDQQLAMLRPQLDLAVELDLPVIIHCRDAAEPMLSELRDRAERGACPKGVMHCWSGTPEEMQGFLELGLYISFSGNVTFPKATDTHACAQAVPADRFLVETDCPFLAPVPRRGKRNEPSYVMAVAERVAELRQEPLQTVALQTTHNACALFGPALHNV, from the coding sequence ATGGCAGTTGCCGTCGCTCTTGAGAGCCTCCCGGCTCCTCTGATTGATAGTCACTGCCACATCGTCTTTCGAAATTTCGACGAAGACTTGGAGGAGGTTGCTCAGCGCTGGCGGGATGTCGGCGTCGGGCGCCTCCTTCATGCATGTGTGGAGCCTTCGGAGATCCCAGCGATCCGAGCGCTCGCCGATCGCTTCCCGGAGCTGCGTTACTCCGTCGGTGTTCACCCGCTTGACCCAGAGCATTGGGCGGCCGACACACAGCAGGTGTTGCGCGAGGCGGCTCAGGCGGACCCCCGGGTTGTGGCGATTGGTGAGCTCGGTCTCGATCTTTTCCGCGACAAAAATCTCGACCAGCAGCTGGCGATGCTGCGTCCCCAGCTCGACCTGGCGGTGGAGCTGGATCTCCCGGTGATCATTCACTGCCGCGATGCCGCCGAGCCGATGCTCAGCGAGTTGCGCGACCGCGCTGAACGGGGTGCCTGTCCCAAGGGCGTGATGCATTGCTGGAGTGGAACTCCGGAGGAGATGCAGGGCTTTCTGGAACTGGGCCTCTACATCAGCTTCAGCGGCAACGTGACCTTTCCGAAGGCCACCGATACCCACGCCTGTGCCCAAGCGGTCCCCGCCGACCGCTTCCTGGTCGAGACCGACTGCCCATTCTTGGCCCCCGTGCCGCGACGGGGGAAGCGAAACGAGCCGTCCTATGTGATGGCCGTAGCAGAGCGGGTCGCGGAGCTCCGTCAGGAGCCGCTCCAAACGGTCGCCTTACAGACCACCCACAACGCCTGTGCGCTGTTTGGACCCGCTCTTCACAATGTATGA
- the rpoB gene encoding DNA-directed RNA polymerase subunit beta, whose protein sequence is MSSAIQVAKTATYLPDLVEVQRASFKWFLEKGLIEELESFSPITDYTGKLELHFIGSEYRLKRPRHDVEEAKRRDATFASQMYVTCRLVNKETGEIKEQEVFIGELPLMTERGTFIINGAERVIVNQIVRSPGVYFKDEQDKNGRKTFNASLIPNRGAWLKFETDKNDLLHVRVDKTRKINAHVLMRAIGLSDNDVLDKLRHPEYYQKSIEAANDEGIASEDQALLELYKKLRPGEPPSVSGGQTLLHSRFFDPKRYDLGRVGRYKINKKLRLAIPDATRTLTPEDVLSAIDYLINLELDVGGATLDDIDHLGNRRVRSVGELLQNQVRVGLNRLERIIKERMTVGETESLTPAQLVNPKPLVAAIKEFFGSSQLSQFMDQTNPLAELTHKRRISALGPGGLTRERAGFAVRDIHPSHYGRICPIETPEGPNAGLIGSLATHARVNEYGFIETPFWKVEDGIVLKQGDPLYLSADLEDECRVAPGDVATDADGRIKADLVPVRYRQDFETVPPEQVDYVQLSPVQVISVATSLIPFLEHDDANRALMGSNMQRQAVPLLRPERPLVGTGLETQVARDSGMVPITTVNGTVTFVDATAIVIRDEEGNDHTHYLQKYQRSNQDTCLNHRPIVKLGDQVIAGQVLANGSACEGGEIALGQNVLIAYMPWEGYNYEDAILVSERLVRDDLYTSVHIEKYEIEARQTKLGPEEITREIPNVAEESLGNLDEMGIIRIGAYVESGDILVGKVTPKGESDQPPEEKLLRAIFGEKARDVRDNSLRVPSTERGRVVDVRIYTREQGDELPPGANMVVRVYVAQRRKIQVGDKMAGRHGNKGIISRILPLEDMPYLPDGTPIDIVLNPLGVPSRMNVGQVFECLMGWAASHLDCRVKVVPFDEMHGPETSKNTVQAYLEAAKSQPGKDWVYNPDNPGKIQLIDGRTGEAFDQPVTVGYAHILKLVHLVDDKIHARSTGPYSLVTQQPLGGKAQQGGQRLGEMEVWALEAYGAAYTLQELLTVKSDDMQGRNEALNAIVKGKPIPRPGTPESFKVLMRELQSLGLDIAVYTDAGEEVDLMQDVNPRRSTPNRPTYESLGVADYDDD, encoded by the coding sequence ATGAGCAGCGCGATTCAGGTCGCCAAGACCGCCACTTACCTCCCCGATCTGGTGGAGGTGCAGCGCGCGAGCTTCAAATGGTTTCTGGAGAAGGGCCTGATCGAGGAGCTGGAGAGCTTCTCCCCGATCACCGACTACACCGGCAAGCTTGAGCTGCACTTCATCGGTAGCGAGTACCGCCTGAAGCGCCCTCGCCACGATGTGGAAGAGGCGAAGCGCCGTGACGCGACCTTCGCGTCTCAGATGTACGTGACCTGCCGCCTGGTCAACAAGGAGACCGGCGAGATCAAGGAGCAGGAAGTGTTCATCGGGGAACTGCCCCTGATGACCGAGCGCGGCACCTTCATCATCAATGGCGCCGAGCGCGTGATCGTCAACCAGATCGTGCGTTCCCCCGGCGTCTATTTCAAGGACGAGCAGGACAAGAACGGCCGCAAGACCTTTAACGCCAGCCTGATCCCCAACCGCGGTGCATGGCTGAAGTTTGAAACCGACAAGAACGATCTGCTGCACGTTCGTGTCGACAAAACCCGCAAGATCAACGCCCATGTGTTGATGCGGGCCATCGGCCTGTCCGATAACGACGTTCTCGACAAGCTGCGTCACCCCGAGTACTACCAGAAGTCCATCGAGGCCGCGAACGACGAAGGCATTGCCTCGGAAGACCAGGCCCTGCTGGAGCTCTACAAAAAGTTGCGTCCGGGTGAACCCCCCTCTGTGAGCGGTGGTCAAACCTTGCTGCACAGCCGCTTCTTCGACCCCAAGCGCTACGACCTGGGTCGGGTTGGTCGCTACAAGATCAACAAGAAGCTGCGCCTGGCCATCCCTGATGCGACGCGCACCCTCACCCCTGAGGACGTGCTCAGCGCGATCGACTACCTGATCAACCTTGAGCTCGACGTGGGTGGCGCCACCCTCGATGACATCGACCACCTCGGTAATCGCCGCGTTCGCTCCGTGGGCGAATTGCTGCAGAACCAGGTGCGCGTTGGTCTGAACCGCCTCGAGCGGATCATCAAAGAGCGCATGACCGTTGGTGAGACCGAGAGTCTGACCCCCGCGCAGCTGGTGAACCCCAAGCCCCTGGTGGCTGCAATCAAGGAGTTCTTTGGCTCCAGCCAGCTGAGCCAGTTCATGGACCAGACGAACCCTCTGGCTGAGCTGACCCACAAGCGCCGTATCAGCGCCCTCGGCCCAGGTGGTCTGACCCGTGAGCGCGCCGGCTTTGCCGTTCGCGACATCCACCCCTCCCACTACGGCCGGATCTGCCCGATCGAGACCCCTGAAGGCCCGAACGCTGGTCTAATTGGCTCCCTGGCCACCCACGCCCGCGTCAACGAGTACGGCTTCATCGAGACCCCGTTCTGGAAGGTCGAAGACGGCATCGTTCTGAAGCAGGGTGACCCCCTCTACCTCTCGGCTGATCTCGAAGACGAGTGCCGCGTTGCCCCGGGTGACGTCGCCACCGACGCCGATGGCCGGATCAAGGCCGATCTGGTCCCTGTGCGTTACCGCCAGGACTTTGAGACCGTGCCCCCCGAGCAGGTCGACTACGTGCAGCTCTCACCGGTTCAGGTGATCTCCGTGGCGACCTCGCTGATCCCCTTCCTTGAGCACGACGACGCCAACCGGGCCCTGATGGGTTCGAACATGCAGCGTCAGGCCGTGCCTCTGCTGCGCCCTGAGCGTCCCCTGGTCGGCACCGGCCTGGAGACCCAGGTTGCCCGCGACTCGGGCATGGTGCCCATCACCACCGTCAACGGCACGGTGACCTTCGTCGATGCCACCGCGATCGTCATCCGTGACGAAGAGGGCAACGACCACACCCACTACCTGCAGAAGTACCAGCGTTCCAACCAGGACACCTGCCTGAACCACCGCCCGATCGTCAAGCTCGGCGACCAGGTCATCGCCGGTCAGGTCCTGGCTAATGGCTCGGCTTGTGAGGGTGGCGAAATCGCCCTGGGTCAGAACGTTCTGATCGCCTACATGCCCTGGGAGGGCTACAACTACGAGGACGCGATCCTGGTGTCCGAGCGCCTGGTGCGCGACGACCTCTACACCTCGGTGCACATCGAGAAGTACGAGATCGAAGCCCGTCAGACCAAGCTGGGTCCTGAGGAGATCACCCGCGAGATCCCGAACGTTGCCGAGGAGAGCCTGGGCAACCTCGACGAGATGGGCATCATCCGCATCGGCGCCTACGTCGAAAGCGGCGACATCCTGGTGGGCAAGGTGACCCCGAAGGGTGAGTCGGATCAGCCCCCTGAAGAGAAGCTGCTGCGCGCGATTTTCGGTGAGAAGGCCCGCGATGTTCGCGACAACTCCCTGCGCGTTCCCAGCACCGAGCGTGGCCGGGTGGTCGACGTTCGGATCTATACCCGCGAGCAGGGCGATGAGCTGCCGCCCGGCGCAAACATGGTCGTCCGGGTCTATGTGGCCCAGCGCCGCAAGATCCAGGTCGGCGACAAGATGGCCGGCCGCCACGGCAACAAGGGCATCATCAGCCGCATTCTTCCCCTGGAGGATATGCCCTACCTGCCCGACGGCACACCGATCGACATCGTTCTGAACCCCCTGGGCGTGCCCAGCCGGATGAACGTCGGACAGGTGTTCGAGTGCTTGATGGGTTGGGCGGCATCCCACCTGGACTGCCGGGTCAAGGTGGTGCCCTTCGACGAAATGCACGGCCCTGAGACCTCGAAGAACACCGTTCAGGCCTACCTCGAGGCGGCCAAGTCCCAGCCCGGTAAGGACTGGGTCTACAACCCCGATAACCCCGGCAAGATCCAGTTGATCGACGGCCGGACCGGCGAGGCCTTCGACCAGCCCGTGACCGTGGGTTATGCCCACATCCTCAAGCTGGTTCACCTGGTGGACGACAAGATCCACGCCCGCTCCACTGGCCCCTACTCCCTCGTTACCCAGCAGCCCCTGGGTGGTAAGGCGCAGCAGGGCGGTCAGCGTCTGGGTGAGATGGAGGTGTGGGCCCTCGAGGCCTATGGCGCCGCCTACACCCTGCAGGAACTGCTCACCGTCAAGTCCGACGACATGCAGGGCCGCAACGAGGCGCTCAACGCCATCGTCAAGGGCAAGCCGATCCCCCGCCCGGGTACCCCCGAGTCCTTCAAGGTGCTCATGCGCGAGCTCCAGTCCCTGGGTCTCGACATCGCGGTGTACACCGATGCCGGCGAGGAAGTCGACCTGATGCAGGACGTCAATCCCCGCCGCAGCACCCCCAACCGGCCCACCTACGAATCCCTCGGCGTCGCGGATTACGACGACGACTGA
- a CDS encoding DNA-directed RNA polymerase subunit gamma: MTNSNLRTENHFDYVKITLASPERVMQWGQRTLPNGQVVGEVTKPETINYRTLKPEMDGLFCEKIFGPSKDWECHCGKYKRVRHRGIVCERCGVEVTESRVRRHRMGFIKLAAPVSHVWYLKGIPSYVAILLDMPLRDVEQIVYFNCYVVLDQGDHKDLTYKQLLTEDEWLEIEDEIYAEDSEIENEPTVGIGAEALKQLLEDLDLPVVAEQLREEIAGSKGQKRAKLIKRLRVIDNFIATGARPEWMVLDVIPVIPPDLRPMVQLDGGRFATSDLNDLYRRVINRNNRLARLQEILAPEIIVRNEKRMLQEAVDALIDNGRRGRTVVGANNRPLKSLSDIIEGKQGRFRQNLLGKRVDYSGRSVIVVGPKLKMHQCGLPKEMAIELFQPFVIHRLIRQNIVNNIKAAKKLIQRADDEVMQVLQEVIDGHPIMLNRAPTLHRLGIQAFEPKLVDGRAIQLHPLVCPAFNADFDGDQMAVHVPLAIEAQTEARMLMLASNNILSPATGDPIITPSQDMVLGAYYLTAEQPASNKPEFGDRSRTFAGLRDVLNAFEDKHLTMHDWVWVRFNGEVDTEGEAKEPVQQETLSDGTRIEQWRFRRDRLDEDGALISRYLLTTVGRVVMNSTIIDAVAAA; the protein is encoded by the coding sequence ATGACCAACAGCAATCTCCGCACCGAAAACCACTTCGATTACGTCAAGATCACGCTCGCTTCCCCCGAGCGGGTCATGCAGTGGGGGCAGCGCACGCTGCCCAACGGTCAGGTGGTGGGCGAGGTCACCAAGCCCGAAACCATCAACTACCGCACCCTGAAGCCCGAGATGGACGGGCTTTTCTGCGAGAAGATTTTTGGCCCCTCCAAAGACTGGGAATGCCACTGCGGTAAGTACAAGCGGGTGCGCCACCGCGGCATCGTCTGCGAGCGCTGCGGTGTGGAGGTCACGGAAAGCCGGGTGCGTCGTCACCGGATGGGCTTCATCAAGCTCGCCGCTCCGGTGTCCCACGTCTGGTACCTGAAGGGCATCCCCAGCTACGTGGCCATCCTGCTGGACATGCCCCTGCGGGATGTCGAGCAGATTGTTTACTTCAACTGCTACGTGGTGCTCGACCAGGGCGACCACAAGGACCTGACCTACAAGCAGCTGCTCACTGAAGACGAGTGGCTGGAGATCGAAGACGAGATCTACGCCGAAGACTCCGAGATCGAGAACGAGCCCACCGTGGGTATTGGCGCTGAGGCGCTCAAGCAACTGCTCGAGGACCTCGATCTCCCCGTGGTGGCCGAACAGCTCCGCGAAGAGATCGCCGGTTCCAAGGGTCAGAAGCGCGCCAAGTTGATCAAGCGCCTGCGCGTGATCGACAACTTCATCGCCACCGGTGCCCGTCCCGAGTGGATGGTCCTGGATGTCATCCCGGTCATCCCCCCCGACCTGCGCCCGATGGTGCAGCTCGACGGCGGTCGCTTTGCCACCTCCGACCTCAACGACCTCTACCGCCGTGTGATCAACCGGAACAACCGGTTGGCCCGTCTGCAAGAGATCCTCGCCCCCGAAATCATCGTCCGTAACGAGAAGCGGATGCTCCAGGAGGCCGTTGATGCCCTGATCGACAACGGGCGCCGTGGTCGCACCGTGGTGGGTGCCAACAACCGTCCGCTCAAGTCACTGAGCGACATCATTGAGGGTAAGCAGGGTCGCTTCCGTCAGAACCTCCTCGGTAAGCGCGTCGACTACTCCGGTCGTTCCGTGATCGTGGTGGGTCCGAAGCTGAAGATGCACCAGTGCGGTCTGCCCAAGGAGATGGCGATCGAGCTGTTCCAGCCGTTCGTGATCCATCGCCTGATTCGTCAGAACATCGTCAACAACATCAAGGCCGCGAAGAAGCTGATTCAGCGCGCCGACGATGAGGTGATGCAGGTGCTGCAGGAGGTGATCGATGGTCACCCGATCATGCTGAACCGTGCACCAACCCTGCACCGTCTCGGCATTCAGGCCTTCGAACCCAAGCTGGTGGATGGCCGCGCCATTCAGTTGCACCCCCTGGTCTGCCCCGCCTTCAACGCTGACTTTGACGGTGACCAGATGGCCGTCCACGTCCCGCTGGCGATTGAGGCCCAGACCGAGGCCCGCATGTTGATGCTGGCGAGCAACAACATCCTGTCCCCTGCAACGGGTGATCCGATCATCACGCCTTCTCAGGACATGGTGTTGGGTGCCTATTACCTGACCGCCGAGCAGCCGGCGAGCAATAAGCCTGAATTTGGCGACCGCAGCCGTACCTTCGCGGGCCTGCGTGACGTGCTGAATGCCTTCGAGGACAAGCACCTGACCATGCACGACTGGGTGTGGGTGCGCTTCAACGGTGAGGTCGATACCGAAGGTGAGGCCAAGGAGCCTGTGCAGCAGGAGACCCTCAGCGATGGCACTCGGATTGAACAGTGGAGGTTCCGTCGTGATCGCCTCGATGAGGACGGTGCTCTGATCAGCCGTTATCTGTTGACCACCGTTGGACGCGTGGTGATGAACAGCACGATCATCGACGCGGTGGCAGCCGCCTGA